In uncultured Draconibacterium sp., a genomic segment contains:
- a CDS encoding alpha-L-fucosidase, with protein MKRAFLVVMLILFVNQLAFSQKKIWDETPEQKVERMKWWTDARFGMFIHWGLYAQAARHEWVKKNERISDEDYQKYFDIFNPDLFDPVEWARKAKAAGMKYAVITTKHHEGFNMFASEYTDYTVINTPYGKDIIKQWVDAFRAEGLGIGFYYSLIDWHHPEYTIDRVHPQSVSSQEEYDDLNKNRDMSIYREYLKNQVREILTNYGKVDILWLDYSFPGEFGKGRDDWGSVDLMKMVRELQPGIIVNDRADLKDYWGGWDFTTPEQFKVDRWPEENGVRIPWETCQTFSGSWGYYRDEHTWKDNKQLLVLLIESVSKGGNLLLNVGPTARGTFDERADKALAEMGEWMKYNSRSIYNCTQAPDEFEAPDNTLLTYNPETNRLYVHLLDYPLQNFLMRGYGDKVKYAQFLHDASEIKIGKPYGHWIEQKHAENDINLLLPVNKPNIEIPVIELFLK; from the coding sequence ATGAAAAGAGCATTTTTAGTGGTAATGCTGATTCTGTTTGTAAATCAGTTGGCATTCTCGCAAAAGAAAATTTGGGATGAAACCCCGGAGCAAAAGGTCGAGCGAATGAAGTGGTGGACCGATGCACGTTTCGGAATGTTTATTCATTGGGGATTGTATGCACAGGCAGCGCGACATGAATGGGTGAAGAAAAACGAGCGAATCTCAGATGAAGATTACCAGAAATACTTCGATATTTTTAATCCCGATCTTTTTGATCCGGTTGAATGGGCCAGGAAGGCCAAAGCAGCGGGAATGAAATATGCAGTTATTACTACCAAACATCACGAAGGCTTTAACATGTTCGCATCAGAGTATACCGATTATACTGTAATAAATACACCGTATGGTAAGGACATTATAAAACAGTGGGTGGATGCTTTTCGTGCCGAAGGCCTCGGAATCGGATTTTATTATTCCTTAATCGACTGGCATCATCCGGAATATACAATCGATCGGGTGCATCCGCAAAGCGTATCTTCACAAGAAGAATACGATGACCTGAATAAAAATCGTGATATGAGTATCTATCGTGAATATCTGAAAAATCAGGTTCGCGAAATTCTAACCAATTATGGCAAGGTCGATATTCTTTGGTTGGATTATTCTTTTCCGGGAGAGTTTGGAAAAGGACGAGACGATTGGGGATCGGTAGATCTGATGAAAATGGTTCGTGAGTTGCAGCCCGGTATTATTGTAAACGATCGTGCCGATCTGAAAGATTACTGGGGCGGTTGGGATTTTACAACACCCGAACAGTTTAAAGTAGATAGATGGCCCGAAGAGAATGGTGTACGCATTCCGTGGGAAACCTGCCAGACTTTTTCCGGCTCGTGGGGGTATTATCGCGACGAGCATACATGGAAAGACAATAAACAGTTGCTGGTATTATTAATAGAGTCGGTAAGTAAGGGAGGTAACCTGTTATTAAATGTTGGGCCAACGGCAAGGGGTACTTTTGATGAGCGTGCGGATAAAGCGCTGGCCGAAATGGGAGAGTGGATGAAGTATAACAGCAGATCGATATATAATTGCACCCAGGCGCCCGACGAATTTGAAGCGCCGGATAACACATTGTTAACATACAATCCGGAAACAAACCGATTGTACGTACACCTGTTGGATTACCCGTTGCAGAATTTTCTGATGCGCGGATATGGCGACAAAGTCAAATATGCCCAGTTTTTACACGATGCATCCGAGATTAAAATTGGAAAACCATATGGTCATTGGATAGAGCAAAAGCATGCGGAAAACGATATTAATTTGTTGCTACCCGTGAATAAACCAAATATTGAGATCCCCGTAATTGAACTTTTCTTGAAATAG
- a CDS encoding alpha-L-fucosidase, whose protein sequence is MTSRIFWLFVLLITVSCSNVTPPEPVLPVPSERQLAWNSMEYYAFVHFNMNTFSNMEWGFGDEDPDMFNPSELNCRQWARICKEAGMKGIILTAKHHDGFCLWPTATTGHSVKSSSWKNGEGDVVRELADACKEYGLKLGLYLSPWDRNNPEYGNEKYIEIFRAQLRELMSDYGDVFEVWFDGANGGTGYYGGANEERRIDRKTYYDWENTRKIVRELQPMACMFSDAGPDVRWVGTEEGWAPETNWSPLRRDEFYPGSPNYLELRSGHEDGTHWLPTEVDVSIRPGWYYHPYEDHKVKTLPQLLDIYYNSIGRNASLLINFPVDKRGLFHEKDEEQILKLAEAVKADFANDLAAGKNAEATNVRGNSKKYKAANVTDENPDTYWATDDGIVQASVTIDFGEETTFNRFLVQEDIRLGQRVKEFSVEAYINNKWEEIDSQTTIGRKRILRLTETTASKVRFTVRDSKACPVITKIGIYHAPKVIVEPKISRTKDGIINIEAFDSGLDIYYTADGTEPDENSIKYEKPFELAQKAIVKAIVVDPNENKTSTVSVAAFDVPKTNWKVVGKYKDVEKANLIFDGNENTAFTVGESVPVDFVFDLGESLNIEGFKYLPDQQRFDPGVIFNYKLYLSSDGKNWKQPVAEGEFSNIRNSPVWQTDSFAPVHARYIKFTALSPAEENGKVGIAEFDIITQ, encoded by the coding sequence ATGACCAGTAGAATATTTTGGCTATTTGTATTATTAATTACTGTTTCATGCAGTAATGTTACTCCGCCGGAACCTGTATTACCTGTGCCTTCTGAAAGGCAATTGGCGTGGAATAGTATGGAGTATTACGCTTTTGTTCATTTTAACATGAATACCTTTTCTAATATGGAGTGGGGATTTGGTGACGAAGATCCTGATATGTTTAACCCAAGCGAATTGAATTGCCGACAGTGGGCCCGGATTTGTAAAGAAGCCGGGATGAAAGGGATTATTCTAACCGCCAAACACCACGATGGATTCTGTTTGTGGCCAACTGCCACCACAGGGCATTCGGTAAAAAGTTCTTCATGGAAGAATGGGGAAGGAGATGTGGTACGTGAACTGGCCGATGCATGCAAAGAGTATGGTTTAAAGCTGGGGCTATACTTATCTCCCTGGGATCGGAATAATCCGGAATACGGAAACGAAAAATACATTGAAATTTTCAGAGCTCAGTTGCGAGAATTGATGTCTGATTATGGCGATGTTTTCGAAGTTTGGTTTGATGGAGCCAATGGAGGAACCGGTTATTACGGAGGTGCAAACGAAGAGCGCCGCATTGACAGGAAAACATATTATGATTGGGAAAATACCAGAAAGATAGTACGCGAACTTCAGCCGATGGCATGTATGTTCAGCGATGCCGGCCCTGATGTACGTTGGGTAGGAACTGAGGAAGGTTGGGCTCCGGAGACCAACTGGTCGCCGCTACGCAGAGATGAGTTTTACCCCGGGTCGCCAAATTACCTGGAATTGCGTTCGGGACACGAAGATGGCACGCACTGGCTTCCTACAGAGGTAGACGTTTCCATTCGTCCTGGATGGTATTATCATCCTTACGAAGATCATAAGGTGAAAACTTTACCGCAGCTACTCGATATATATTATAATAGTATTGGTAGAAATGCGTCGTTACTGATTAATTTTCCGGTCGACAAACGCGGATTGTTTCATGAAAAAGATGAAGAACAAATTCTAAAACTGGCAGAAGCTGTAAAAGCTGATTTTGCGAATGATCTTGCCGCCGGTAAAAATGCAGAGGCTACAAATGTGCGTGGTAACTCAAAAAAGTATAAAGCTGCGAATGTAACCGATGAAAATCCGGATACCTACTGGGCAACCGACGATGGAATTGTTCAGGCGTCGGTAACTATTGATTTCGGAGAAGAAACTACGTTTAACCGTTTTCTGGTTCAGGAAGATATTCGATTGGGACAGCGTGTTAAGGAATTTTCGGTGGAGGCATATATAAATAATAAGTGGGAGGAGATCGATTCGCAAACTACAATTGGCAGAAAACGTATTTTGCGATTGACGGAAACTACCGCTTCAAAAGTGAGATTTACGGTTCGAGACTCAAAAGCATGTCCGGTGATCACCAAAATCGGAATCTATCATGCTCCAAAAGTTATTGTTGAGCCAAAAATCTCAAGAACAAAAGATGGTATTATTAATATAGAAGCTTTCGATAGTGGCCTTGATATATATTATACAGCAGACGGAACCGAGCCTGATGAAAATTCAATTAAATATGAGAAACCATTCGAATTGGCTCAGAAAGCAATTGTAAAAGCCATTGTTGTTGATCCGAATGAAAACAAAACGAGCACAGTTTCTGTAGCTGCATTTGATGTTCCAAAAACAAACTGGAAAGTGGTTGGGAAATATAAAGACGTTGAAAAGGCGAACCTCATTTTCGATGGAAATGAAAATACCGCCTTTACGGTTGGAGAATCAGTGCCTGTTGATTTTGTTTTCGACCTAGGGGAAAGTCTGAATATTGAAGGTTTTAAATACCTACCCGATCAACAGCGTTTTGATCCCGGTGTTATATTTAATTACAAGTTGTATCTAAGTTCCGATGGTAAAAACTGGAAACAACCGGTAGCCGAAGGTGAGTTTTCCAATATTCGGAACAGCCCGGTTTGGCAAACAGATAGTTTTGCTCCGGTTCATGCCCGCTACATAAAATTTACTGCTTTGTCACCGGCCGAAGAAAATGGCAAAGTGGGAATTGCCGAATTCGATATCATTACACAATAA